One stretch of Geoalkalibacter ferrihydriticus DSM 17813 DNA includes these proteins:
- a CDS encoding MoaD/ThiS family protein yields MKIRVKLYGVFRIDRFKDEILDYPAGTRVADVVRDLGFSDQLLGTVIVNDVHCSIAQELKDGDCLMLLPLLDGG; encoded by the coding sequence GTGAAGATTCGCGTGAAGCTCTACGGCGTATTCCGCATCGATCGTTTCAAGGATGAGATCCTCGACTATCCTGCCGGAACGCGGGTGGCGGACGTGGTGCGGGACCTTGGCTTTTCCGATCAGTTGCTCGGTACGGTGATCGTCAACGACGTGCATTGCAGTATCGCCCAGGAACTCAAGGACGGCGACTGCCTGATGCTTCTGCCCCTCCTCGACGGGGGCTGA
- a CDS encoding aldehyde ferredoxin oxidoreductase C-terminal domain-containing protein, translating to MKILTTDPVREPQKIFYKRAVVDLKSGSVTYNDVPCRNLEDVLGGFGRSFQDLAARRIMHAYCDENPLIVNTGLLTGSRAMTGMRIYFSGYSPIKAPKKGAPAAMWSAASGKFGAKFKWTGLDELVFENRSETPVYVLIREGKSGPVVELKPAGHLRGLLTHDKIMRLQKDYADAHFAAIGPAGENWEEVFMGAVACSTENQLRTGEDKSRFAGRGGLGSLMGYKNVLALVAQSADKLKPLTPEMKQVNLNVVKGGGSLRLQPVSRGGGGGTWGAYDVMQPFHAVPVNNFRPQGNDLPEKLFRENVDKDYFIKTEACFRCGITCHNNIHERLPDGSAGKFLAKFDYEPLNLLGTNLGLHDAGQAAALIHLCDNYGMDAISLGVTVSYVLSYNARHPDQPLLNGAVFGDFGKIKELVERAGRGQYPEIGQGSQRLAQSTGEEAYAYQVKGLEIAAYQPETNPGYAWAIAGGHMSMGTYGMLIREGKADLDSWVQAITADKLQIVGFDMIGLCKFFDMPKGICSEMVQVCLKSEHGLEVSTVDLRAAVRRAFLRGLALELRQGYTKQEYCLPAEVFDDPNPHLKVPRIATREFFDALSQRVWAVFEEELEAFMDEVGSR from the coding sequence ATGAAAATTCTGACCACCGATCCTGTCAGGGAACCGCAGAAGATTTTCTACAAGCGCGCCGTCGTCGATCTGAAAAGCGGGTCGGTGACCTACAATGACGTTCCCTGCCGCAATCTCGAGGATGTCCTCGGCGGTTTCGGTCGCTCTTTTCAGGATCTCGCCGCACGGCGCATCATGCATGCCTACTGCGACGAGAATCCCCTCATCGTCAATACCGGCCTGCTCACCGGCAGCCGCGCCATGACCGGCATGCGCATCTATTTTTCCGGCTACAGTCCCATCAAGGCGCCGAAGAAGGGAGCGCCCGCGGCCATGTGGTCGGCGGCCAGCGGCAAGTTCGGCGCCAAGTTCAAGTGGACCGGCCTCGATGAACTGGTCTTCGAAAACCGTAGCGAAACACCCGTTTACGTGCTGATCCGCGAAGGGAAGAGCGGGCCGGTGGTGGAGCTCAAGCCGGCCGGGCATCTGCGCGGTCTGCTCACCCACGACAAGATCATGCGGCTGCAGAAAGACTACGCCGATGCGCATTTCGCCGCCATCGGCCCGGCCGGCGAAAACTGGGAAGAGGTTTTCATGGGCGCCGTGGCGTGCAGCACCGAGAATCAGTTGCGCACCGGTGAGGATAAGAGCCGGTTTGCCGGACGCGGCGGCCTGGGCAGCCTCATGGGCTACAAAAACGTGCTGGCCCTGGTGGCGCAAAGCGCTGACAAGCTCAAGCCCCTTACGCCCGAGATGAAGCAGGTCAACCTCAACGTCGTCAAAGGCGGCGGCTCTTTGCGACTGCAACCCGTCAGCCGTGGCGGCGGTGGCGGCACCTGGGGCGCCTACGACGTCATGCAGCCCTTCCATGCGGTGCCGGTCAACAACTTTCGTCCCCAGGGCAACGATCTGCCCGAAAAGCTCTTCCGCGAAAACGTTGATAAGGATTATTTCATCAAGACCGAGGCCTGTTTCCGGTGCGGCATCACCTGCCACAACAACATCCACGAGCGCTTGCCTGACGGCAGCGCCGGAAAATTCCTCGCCAAATTCGACTACGAACCCCTGAATCTGCTTGGCACCAACCTCGGCCTGCACGATGCCGGGCAGGCCGCCGCGCTCATTCACCTGTGCGACAACTACGGCATGGACGCCATCTCCCTAGGTGTGACGGTGTCTTACGTGCTTTCCTATAACGCGCGCCATCCCGACCAACCGCTGCTCAACGGCGCCGTGTTCGGCGATTTCGGCAAAATCAAGGAGTTGGTCGAGCGCGCCGGGCGCGGCCAGTATCCTGAGATTGGCCAGGGCTCCCAACGTTTGGCGCAAAGCACTGGCGAAGAGGCTTACGCCTATCAGGTCAAGGGATTGGAAATCGCGGCCTATCAGCCCGAAACCAACCCCGGCTACGCCTGGGCCATCGCCGGCGGTCATATGTCCATGGGCACCTACGGCATGCTTATTCGCGAAGGCAAGGCGGATCTGGATTCCTGGGTGCAGGCGATTACCGCAGATAAGTTGCAGATCGTTGGTTTCGATATGATCGGACTGTGCAAGTTCTTCGATATGCCCAAAGGCATCTGCTCGGAGATGGTGCAAGTCTGCCTCAAGAGCGAGCATGGCCTCGAAGTCAGCACCGTCGATTTGCGCGCCGCCGTGCGCCGCGCCTTTCTACGCGGGCTGGCGCTGGAGCTGCGCCAAGGCTACACCAAGCAAGAATACTGCCTGCCCGCCGAAGTATTCGACGATCCCAATCCGCACCTCAAGGTACCGCGCATCGC